A window of Cucurbita pepo subsp. pepo cultivar mu-cu-16 chromosome LG06, ASM280686v2, whole genome shotgun sequence contains these coding sequences:
- the LOC111797506 gene encoding ABSCISIC ACID-INSENSITIVE 5-like protein 2, whose product MNLDDIVLRNVMSVEEAELVHNNNNNNNNNNPSSSPPASAAATASLFLGKRAGDVEPQPDLMTEVSASTEGMEWMHYQRALLIDSKLPASQAVYNNHGSVPDIGVYNLQAMSITTSASSNSDFHEGNSGRKRRQLDDIKEKTIERRQRRMIKNRESAARSRARKQAYTNQLEHEVLCLRKTNSWLRKQEEVERMFLSNPIPMPRYQLRRTSSAFF is encoded by the exons ATGAATTTAGATGACATAGTTTTGAGGAATGTGATGTCTGTGGAAGAAGCAGAGCTggtacataataataataataataataataataataaccctTCCTCTTCACCTCCTGCCTCAGCAGCAGCCACGGCTTCGTTGTTTCTCGGGAAAAGGGCTGGCGATGTCGAGCCACAGCCCGATCTAATGACCGAGGTTTCAGCCTCGACAGAAGGGATGGAATGGATGCATTACCAACGAGCATTACTCATTGATTCCAAGTTGCCAGCTTCTCAAGCTGTTTACAATAATCATGGGAGTGTACCAGATATTGGTGTTTACAATTTGCAGGCTATGTCGATCACGACATCCGCCTCGTCCAACTCCGATTTCCATGAGGGTAATTCTGGACGGAAACGAAGACAATTGGATGATATAAAGGAGAAAACTATTGAAAGAAGGCAGAGGAGAATGATCAAGAACCGTGAGTCTGCTGCAAGGTCCAGAGCCAGGAAACAG GCTTATACGAATCAGTTGGAGCATGAGGTGTTATGCTTGAGGAAAACAAATAGTTGGCTGAGAAAGCAAGAG gaAGTAGAAAGAATGTTCTTGTCAAATCCAATTCCAATGCCTAGATATCAACTGCGGCGCACAAGCTCAGCCTTCTTCTAG
- the LOC111797392 gene encoding probable glucan endo-1,3-beta-glucosidase BG4 — protein MDFFRPASTALLLLFIFSDQALLKSVLGAVGVNYGLNGDNLPVPSEVVELYGRCGIDILRVFEPNHSVLDALKGRRNLVVWLGTRNEDIQGFAADQLAANSWVNANVVPYYKSVNIAYITVGNEVVPDDAAAPFVAKAIKNIMQALVIAGVKSDIKVTTVVPMSVMAVSYTPSAGAFSTTAIGPLKDITQVLGTSGAPLLLNAYPYFAYASNPQQISLDYALFKSTAPVVVDGNLKYFNLFDAMVDSFYSALEKIGAEGVRIDISETGWPSKGNDPFTSVDNAATYNKKFVEHVRSGAGTPKRPNVKYDGVLFEMFNEDLKTAGVEQNFGMFYPNMHPVYPLWNC, from the exons ATGGATTTCTTCCGCCCAGCCTCCACCgcccttctcctcctcttcatcttctccgATCAAGCCCTTCTCAAGA GTGTGTTAGGCGCGGTCGGAGTCAACTACGGGCTCAACGGCGACAATCTTCCGGTGCCGAGTGAGGTGGTTGAGTTATATGGGCGGTGTGGGATAGACATTTTGCGGGTATTTGAGCCCAATCATTCGGTTCTTGATGCCTTGAAAGGGCGGAGGAATTTAGTGGTGTGGTTGGGAACGAGAAATGAGGATATTCAGGGGTTTGCCGCCGACCAATTAGCGGCGAATTCTTGGGTTAATGCTAATGTGGTTCCTTATTACAAGAGTGTTAATATTGCATATATTACTGTCGGTAATGAGGTTGTCCCTGACGATGCGGCGGCGCCATTTGTCGCCAAGgctattaagaatattatgcAGGCGCTTGTTATTGCCGGCGTCAAAAGCGACATTAAG GTGACGACGGTGGTGCCCATGTCAGTAATGGCAGTCTCATACACACCTTCCGCCGGAGCATTCTCTACCACCGCCATCGGACCTTTAAAAGACATCACTCAAGTTTTGGGGACATCCGGCGCACCATTACTGTTGAACGCGTACCCATATTTCGCATACGCATCAAACCCACAACAAATCTCGCTCGATTACGCTCTCTTCAAATCCACCGCGCCGGTGGTGGTGGACGGAAACTTAAAGTACTTCAATCTGTTCGACGCGATGGTGGATTCTTTCTACTCGGCTCTGGAGAAGATCGGCGCGGAGGGAGTGCGAATCGACATCTCGGAGACTGGATGGCCGAGCAAAGGGAACGATCCGTTCACGAGCGTAGATAATGCGGCGACGTATAACAAGAAGTTTGTGGAACATGTGAGGAGCGGCGCCGGAACGCCCAAGAGGCCGAATGTGAAATACGACGGCGTTTTGTTCGAGATGTTCAATGAGGATTTGAAGACGGCGGGGGTTGAGCAGAACTTTGGGATGTTTTATCCCAATATGCATCCGGTTTATCCGTTATGGAATTGctga
- the LOC111797695 gene encoding probable glucan endo-1,3-beta-glucosidase BG4 has product MDFFRPPSAALLLLFIFSDQALLISGLGAVGVNYGLNGDNLPVPSEVVELYGRCGIDIVRVFEPNHWVLDALKGRRNLVVWLGTRNEDIQGFAADQLAANSWVNAHVVPYYESVNIAYITVGNEVVPDDAAAPFVANAIKNIMQALVIAGVKSDIKVTTVVPMTPLEVSYPPSAGAFSATAIGPLKDITRVLGTSGAPLLLNVYPYFAYASNPQQISLDYALFTSTTPVVVDGNLQYFNLFDAMVDSFYSALEKIGAEGVRIDISETGWPSKGNDPLTSVENAATYNRNFVEHVRSGAGTPRRPNVKYDGVLFEMFNENLKTAGVEQNFGLFYSNMLPVYSFWNC; this is encoded by the exons ATGGATTTCTTCCGCCCACCCTCCGCCgcccttctcctcctcttcatcttctccgATCAAGCCCTTCTCATAA GTGGGTTAGGCGCGGTCGGAGTCAACTACGGGCTCAACGGCGACAATCTTCCGGTGCCGAGTGAGGTGGTTGAGTTATATGGGCGGTGTGGGATAGACATTGTGCGGGTATTTGAGCCCAACCATTGGGTTCTTGATGCGTTGAAAGGGCGGAGGAATTTGGTGGTGTGGTTGGGGACGAGAAATGAGGATATTCAGGGGTTTGCTGCCGACCAATTAGCGGCGAATTCTTGGGTTAATGCTCATGTTGTTCCTTATTACGAGAGTGTTAATATTGCATATATTACTGTCGGTAATGAGGTTGTCCCTGACGATGCGGCGGCGCCATTTGTCGCCAATgctattaagaatattatgcAGGCGCTTGTTATTGCCGGCGTCAAAAGCGACATTAAG GTGACAACGGTGGTGCCCATGACACCACTGGAAGTCTCATACCCACCTTCGGCCGGAGCATTCTCTGCCACCGCCATCGGACCTCTAAAAGACATCACTCGAGTTTTGGGGACATCCGGCGCACCATTACTGTTGAACGTGTACCCATATTTCGCATACGCATCAAACCCACAACAAATCTCGCTCGATTACGCTCTCTTCACATCCACCACGCCGGTGGTGGTGGACGGAAACTTACAGTACTTCAATCTGTTCGACGCGATGGTGGATTCTTTCTACTCGGCGCTGGAAAAGATCGGCGCGGAGGGAGTGCGAATCGACATCTCGGAGACTGGATGGCCGAGCAAAGGGAACGATCCGTTAACGAGCGTTGAAAATGCGGCGACGTATAACAGGAACTTCGTGGAACATGTGAGGAGCGGCGCTGGAACGCCGAGGAGGCCGAATGTGAAATACGACGGCGTTTTGTTCGAGATGTTCAATGAGAATTTGAAGACGGCGGGGGTTGAACAGAACTTTGGGTTGTTTTATTCCAATATGCTTCCGGTTTATTCGTTCTGGAATTGCTGA
- the LOC111797278 gene encoding transmembrane protein 87B-like, with amino-acid sequence MNIAKQRSVSVSNPLFFLYVWFVLLLSLTVNLSNASIHFYDKEVFVDVGNAFLLSGGSEGLQASLSADSDTPSIRNGQSSIQFYNITFWRRKAAADLHTDMEHSTGLIQVIIFEAADRDNIGGSAYGGQRAICCTPDLAKLEGCKQGEVIRRPSASDINWPVVLNVQFSGNYLYTVMDDVEVPITKTGMYSLFFVTCDPNLKGLVMSGRTKWKNPYGYLPGRMFSLMRFYVFMSLAYLLLTVVWLSQYVRFWRDILQLQHCITVVIALGLFEMVLWYFEYVNFNDTGIRPVVITTWVVTVGAIRKTVTRLLILSISMGYGVVRPTLGGLTSKVLLLGVTYFLASELLDITEYVGTINDVSGRARLFLVLPDAFLDAFLILWIFTSLSRTLEQLQMKRSSVKLEIYRKFSNALVATVIASVAWIVYEVYFKATDPFNERWQSAWIITAFWNILAFALLCVICYLWAPSQSSQRYAYSDEIGAQSDDEEAQSLNRAKPESELSLVKQDRIEKDVGNTVEFDEDDDREEDKRE; translated from the exons ATGAATATCGCAAAACAAAGATCTGTTTCTGTTTCAAAtcctttattctttttgtatgTTTGGTTCGTACTCTTACTGTCGCTTACAGTGAATCTGAGTAATGCCTCCATCCATTTCTACGACAAGGAGGTTTTCGTTGATGTCGGTaatgcttttcttctctccggCGGCAGTGAAGGTCTTCAGGCTTCTCTCTCGGCCGATTCCGATACGCCTTCTATCCGCAATGGCCAATCTTCTATCCA ATTTTATAATATCACCTTCTGGAGGAGAAAGGCTGCTGCTGATCTACATACAGACATGGAGCATAGCACAGGGTTGATACAGGTTATCATCTTTGAGGCTGCCGACCGTGATAACATTGGTGGTTCTGCATATGGTGGACAGAGAGCTATATGTTGCACTCCAGATCTAGCTAAGCTTGAAGGATGTAAACAAGGAGAAGTCATTAGAAGACCTTCTGCATCGGATATTAATTGGCCTGTTGTTTTAAATGTACAATTCAGTGGCAATTATTTATACACTGTTATGGATGATGTGGAAGTTCCCATTACAAAAACAGGAATGTATAGCTTGTTCTTTGTAACATGCGATCCAAACCTCAAAGGATTAGTGATGAGTGGGAGGACAAAGTGGAAAAATCCCTATGGTTATTTACCCGGACGGATGTTCTCTTTAATGAGATTTTATGTATTCATGTCACTAGCATACTTATTGCTTACTGTCGTTTGGTTATCTCAGTATGTGAGGTTCTGGAGGGATATTCTGCAACTTCAGCATTGCATCACAGTCGTAATTGCTCTTGGATTATTTGAGATGGTTCTTTGGTACTTTGAATATGTAAACTTCAATGATACAGGCATTAGGCCAGTTGTAATCACAACATGGGTGGTGACTGTTGGTGCTATAAGAAAAACAGTTACGCGGCTTCTTATACTGTCAATTTCCATGGGTTATGGTGTTGTGCGGCCTACTCTTGGTGGTCTTACCTCAAAAGTTCTTCTTCTAGGGGTAACTTACTTCTTGGCATCTGAATTATTGGATATTACAGAGTATGTTGGGActataaatgatgtttctGGAAGAGCAAGACTGTTCCTAGTCCTCCCTGATGCATTCCTAGATgcctttttaatattatggATATTTACTTCCCTTTCAAGGACGCTAGAGCAGTTACAG atgAAGAGGAGCTCTGTTAAGTTGGAAATATATAGGAAGTTCTCAAATGCATTGGTAGCCACTGTTATTGCTTCTGTTGCTTGGATAGTGTATGAG GTCTACTTCAAGGCGACAGATCCCTTCAATGAAAGGTGGCAGAGTGCTTGGATCATAACTGCCTTTTGGAACATCCTTGCATTTGCTTTGCTGTGCGTTATCTGCTATCTCTGGGCACCATCACAGAGTTCTCAACG gTATGCTTACTCTGACGAAATTGGAGCTCAATCCGATGACGAAGAGGCTCAATCCCTAAACCGGGCAAAGCCAGAGAGTGAACTGAGTCTAGTGAAGCAAGATCGGATCGAGAAGGACGTTGGAAACACCGTCGAgtttgatgaagatgatgacaGGGAAGAGGATAAAAGAGAATGA